From the genome of Flavobacterium ovatum, one region includes:
- a CDS encoding MBL fold metallo-hydrolase produces MKVYFLGTGTSQGIPIIGSDHPVCLSTDEKDKRLRVSIWIQWGEHSYVVDCGPDFRQQMLRANCKKVDGILFTHEHADHTAGIDDIRPFNFRQGEMPFYGHPRVIENIKKRFDYVFQTENKYPGAPSVKTFEVTNGYPFVLGNKTIIPVDVLHGDLQVFGYRIDDFAYLTDVKTIEEKEIYKLQNLKVLVVNALREEPHFSHFNLQEALDFIALVKPERAYLTHISHIMGFHEEVQGKLPENVFLAYDNLEITL; encoded by the coding sequence TTGAAAGTATATTTTTTAGGAACAGGAACCTCTCAAGGGATTCCAATAATAGGTAGTGATCATCCTGTGTGTCTCAGCACTGATGAGAAAGATAAAAGATTACGGGTGTCTATTTGGATTCAATGGGGAGAGCACTCGTATGTAGTGGATTGTGGTCCTGATTTTAGACAACAAATGTTAAGAGCCAACTGTAAAAAAGTAGATGGGATTCTTTTTACACATGAACATGCTGATCATACGGCAGGTATTGATGATATTCGTCCTTTTAACTTTAGACAAGGTGAAATGCCTTTTTATGGGCATCCAAGGGTTATCGAGAATATTAAAAAACGTTTTGATTATGTTTTTCAAACCGAAAATAAATACCCGGGGGCTCCTTCTGTTAAAACCTTTGAAGTAACGAATGGTTATCCTTTTGTTTTAGGGAATAAAACAATCATTCCAGTAGATGTCTTACATGGTGACTTACAGGTTTTTGGGTATCGAATTGATGATTTTGCTTATCTAACAGATGTGAAAACTATTGAAGAAAAGGAAATTTATAAGCTTCAAAACCTAAAAGTTTTGGTAGTGAATGCTTTACGTGAAGAACCCCATTTTTCACATTTTAATTTGCAGGAAGCGCTGGATTTTATTGCATTGGTGAAACCAGAAAGAGCCTATTTGACACATATAAGCCACATCATGGGTTTTCATGAAGAGGTACAAGGAAAATTACCAGAAAATGTTTTTCTGGCTTACGATAATTTAGAAATTACTTTATAA
- a CDS encoding TonB-dependent receptor: MGTDIKLKGDKVIEQIPSIKDKALRINLNENIYGTFAEIGAGQETVRHFFRAGGSSGTIAKAMSAYDKDFSDAVYGDEKDGRYVTESRLKKMLSHEVSLIEHRLNRDKHPNKMFFSYANTVATIDFAKQFKGHGWVGISYQIEPDEAYNEIILHIRFKETDVRLQQETLGTLGVNLIYGAYYKYNDPKKLLRYLYDHLDKDQLEIDTINFSGPRFADVDNRLMSLQLVKNGMTDAVIFNPNGKNILPAAILYKKNILALRGSFRPVTKVNMDMYKKSLNMFLKEKKVDEKNTLVIFEITLSNLRSDGEIDERDFMDRAELLCSLGQTVMISNFQEYYKVVEYFSNYTKARMGLAMGVNNLIDIFDEKYYRHLSGGILEAFGKLFFRDMKVFLYPMLDENGEIGTSQNLKVHPRMKELYKFFKFNGKVIDIEDYDPENLTVFSREVLKMIHTGKPGWEQMLPEGVAELIKKDHLFGYQSSKFLEENH, encoded by the coding sequence ATGGGTACTGACATTAAATTAAAAGGTGACAAAGTCATCGAACAAATACCTTCCATCAAGGACAAGGCTCTTCGCATCAACTTAAACGAAAACATTTACGGAACTTTTGCCGAAATTGGTGCCGGACAAGAAACAGTGCGTCACTTTTTTAGAGCTGGAGGCTCCTCTGGAACGATTGCAAAAGCGATGTCCGCTTACGACAAAGACTTTAGTGATGCCGTTTATGGAGATGAAAAGGATGGCCGTTATGTAACTGAAAGTCGCCTTAAGAAAATGCTTTCTCACGAAGTAAGCTTAATAGAACATAGACTAAACCGTGACAAACATCCAAATAAAATGTTCTTTAGCTATGCGAATACTGTTGCTACTATTGATTTTGCTAAACAATTCAAAGGTCACGGCTGGGTAGGTATCAGCTATCAAATAGAACCTGATGAAGCGTATAATGAAATCATACTTCACATTCGTTTTAAGGAAACAGATGTTCGATTGCAACAAGAAACGCTAGGTACTCTGGGCGTAAATTTAATTTATGGTGCCTATTATAAATACAATGACCCTAAAAAATTATTGCGTTATTTGTATGACCATCTGGACAAAGACCAACTAGAAATTGATACTATCAATTTTTCTGGTCCTCGATTTGCAGATGTTGACAACCGCTTAATGAGTTTACAACTCGTTAAAAACGGAATGACAGATGCCGTTATCTTTAATCCTAATGGTAAAAACATACTACCCGCTGCCATCTTATACAAGAAAAACATCCTTGCTTTAAGGGGAAGTTTCCGTCCCGTTACTAAAGTGAATATGGACATGTACAAGAAATCATTGAATATGTTCCTTAAGGAAAAAAAAGTAGACGAAAAAAACACCTTGGTGATTTTTGAAATCACACTTTCTAACTTGCGTTCTGATGGTGAAATTGACGAACGTGACTTTATGGATCGTGCCGAATTGCTTTGCTCCCTAGGACAAACAGTAATGATTTCCAATTTCCAAGAATATTACAAAGTCGTAGAATATTTCTCTAATTATACCAAAGCTCGTATGGGACTTGCTATGGGAGTAAACAATCTAATCGATATTTTTGACGAGAAATACTACCGCCATTTGAGTGGTGGAATTCTCGAGGCCTTCGGGAAATTATTCTTCCGTGATATGAAAGTATTTTTATACCCTATGCTGGATGAAAATGGAGAAATAGGTACATCACAAAACCTAAAAGTACACCCCAGAATGAAAGAACTGTACAAGTTCTTTAAATTCAACGGAAAAGTAATCGATATTGAAGATTATGATCCCGAAAACCTTACTGTTTTTTCTAGAGAAGTTTTAAAAATGATTCACACCGGAAAACCAGGTTGGGAACAAATGTTACCTGAAGGGGTAGCTGAACTAATCAAAAAAGATCATTTATTTGGATATCAATCAAGTAAATTCTTAGAAGAAAACCACTAA
- the bcp gene encoding thioredoxin-dependent thiol peroxidase, with protein sequence MTTLKQGDKAPAFSGMDQDGKTHTLSDYAGKKLVVFFYPKASTPGCTAEACDLRDNFERFQANNYALLGVSPDSAGRQTKFKEKYNLPFPLLADESKSVIEAFGVWGPKKFMGKEYDGIYRTTFIINEGGIIDEVIEKVKTKEHAAQILK encoded by the coding sequence ATGACGACATTAAAACAAGGAGATAAAGCTCCAGCCTTTTCAGGAATGGATCAAGATGGAAAAACACATACACTATCTGATTACGCAGGTAAAAAATTGGTAGTTTTCTTTTATCCAAAAGCTAGTACCCCAGGTTGTACGGCAGAAGCTTGCGACTTAAGAGATAACTTTGAACGTTTTCAGGCTAATAATTATGCGCTTTTGGGGGTAAGTCCTGATTCAGCGGGTAGGCAAACTAAATTCAAGGAAAAATACAACCTTCCTTTTCCGTTGTTGGCTGATGAATCGAAATCGGTTATTGAGGCTTTTGGAGTTTGGGGGCCAAAAAAATTCATGGGTAAAGAGTATGATGGAATTTATAGAACTACTTTTATAATCAACGAAGGAGGAATAATAGATGAAGTTATTGAAAAAGTAAAAACGAAAGAACACGCCGCTCAAATTTTGAAATAA
- the nth gene encoding endonuclease III: MNKQERVTFVINTLKELYPTIPIPLDHKDPYTLLIAVLLSAQCTDVRVNKITPLLFAKADNPYDMIKMTVEEIKEIIRPCGLSPMKSKGIHGLSHILIDKHSGEVPQSFEYLEELPAVGHKTASVVMSQAFGVPAFPVDTHIHRLMYRWNLTNGKNVQQTEKDAKRIFPEDTWNDLHLQMIWYGREYSPARGWHLEKDIITKTIGRKTVLENYYKK; encoded by the coding sequence ATGAATAAGCAAGAGCGAGTAACATTTGTTATAAATACGTTAAAAGAATTATATCCTACGATTCCTATTCCGTTAGACCATAAAGATCCATATACACTACTGATTGCAGTTTTGCTCTCAGCTCAATGTACAGATGTACGTGTAAACAAAATCACACCTTTATTATTTGCTAAAGCTGATAATCCATATGATATGATTAAAATGACTGTGGAAGAAATTAAGGAAATCATTCGTCCTTGTGGGCTTTCGCCGATGAAATCAAAAGGAATTCATGGATTGTCTCACATTTTGATTGATAAACATAGTGGTGAAGTTCCACAAAGTTTTGAATATCTAGAAGAATTACCTGCCGTAGGGCACAAAACCGCTAGTGTGGTCATGTCACAGGCTTTTGGAGTTCCTGCTTTTCCTGTAGATACCCATATTCATCGATTGATGTACCGCTGGAATTTGACAAACGGAAAGAATGTACAACAAACAGAAAAAGATGCCAAACGAATTTTCCCTGAGGACACTTGGAACGACTTGCATTTGCAAATGATATGGTATGGTAGAGAATATTCTCCTGCACGTGGTTGGCATTTAGAGAAGGACATTATTACCAAAACAATCGGTAGAAAAACAGTACTTGAAAATTATTATAAAAAATAA
- a CDS encoding sigma-70 family RNA polymerase sigma factor has protein sequence MATTELSDALLVKDYVTGNEKALEILIKRHQSRIYGFIFSKISDRDISNDIFQDTFIKVIKTLKSNSYNEEGKFLPWVMRIAHNLMIDHFRRNKKMPMFRETEAFSIFSIMSDESPNIETQIITDQVENDVRKLLEELPDDQKEVLMMRMYQDMSFKEISEITGVSINTSLGRMRYALMNLRKVIDKHQIVLTN, from the coding sequence ATGGCTACTACAGAACTCTCAGATGCTTTATTGGTTAAGGATTATGTGACAGGGAATGAAAAAGCCTTGGAAATATTAATTAAGCGACACCAATCCAGAATATACGGTTTTATCTTCTCAAAGATTTCAGATAGGGATATCTCTAATGATATTTTTCAAGATACTTTCATCAAGGTAATAAAAACATTGAAATCTAATTCCTATAATGAAGAAGGTAAATTTCTTCCATGGGTGATGCGTATTGCTCACAATTTAATGATCGATCATTTTAGAAGAAATAAAAAAATGCCGATGTTTCGTGAAACTGAAGCTTTCTCTATCTTTTCGATTATGTCCGATGAATCGCCTAATATTGAAACACAAATTATCACTGACCAAGTAGAAAATGACGTCCGTAAGTTGCTAGAAGAACTTCCTGATGATCAAAAAGAGGTATTGATGATGCGTATGTATCAGGACATGAGTTTCAAGGAAATATCCGAAATTACAGGAGTAAGTATCAATACATCTTTAGGTAGAATGCGATATGCGCTTATGAATTTGCGAAAAGTGATAGACAAACATCAAATTGTACTAACGAATTAA
- a CDS encoding glycoside hydrolase family 16 protein, whose amino-acid sequence MHKFLVLLLISTLSFAQPKGKKLVWEEQFKGKELNKNNWNVELGDGCPNCGWGNNERQLYTNDNHQLIDGKLVITAKKEADKYTSTRINTKGKKEFQYGYFETKAKLPVGYGVWPAFWMLGANIDKVGWPKCGEIDILEYVGKEPHVVFTSLHTQDSHGNTINTKKTKIETIEQGFHLYAIDWTKDKIDFFVDNKLVYTFSPVTKTEDIWPYNQPFFFLVNMAIGGDFGGPKVNDMIFPQEFIIDYIKVYQ is encoded by the coding sequence ATGCATAAATTTTTAGTATTACTACTCATTAGTACGCTTTCTTTTGCACAACCAAAAGGAAAGAAATTAGTATGGGAAGAACAGTTTAAGGGAAAAGAATTAAACAAAAATAATTGGAACGTTGAACTAGGAGATGGATGCCCCAACTGTGGTTGGGGCAATAATGAACGCCAGTTGTACACCAATGACAATCATCAATTAATAGATGGTAAATTGGTTATTACCGCCAAAAAAGAAGCTGACAAATACACTTCTACCCGAATCAACACAAAAGGGAAAAAAGAATTTCAATATGGCTATTTTGAAACTAAAGCTAAATTACCTGTTGGTTATGGTGTTTGGCCTGCTTTCTGGATGCTCGGGGCAAATATTGACAAAGTAGGTTGGCCCAAATGTGGAGAAATTGATATACTTGAATATGTAGGTAAAGAACCTCATGTTGTTTTTACGTCATTACATACTCAAGACAGTCACGGAAATACGATTAACACCAAGAAAACAAAAATTGAAACTATCGAACAAGGTTTTCATCTGTATGCCATAGATTGGACAAAGGATAAAATCGATTTTTTTGTAGACAATAAATTGGTTTACACCTTTAGTCCAGTGACCAAAACCGAGGATATTTGGCCTTATAACCAACCTTTCTTTTTTTTAGTCAATATGGCAATAGGAGGTGACTTTGGAGGTCCAAAAGTCAATGATATGATTTTTCCTCAAGAGTTTATAATTGATTACATCAAGGTTTATCAATAA
- the bglX gene encoding beta-glucosidase BglX codes for MRKLKIVSFVFSTIVVISCSQKIIQPKVAFSPMNSLETKVDSVLKLMTLEEKIGQLNQYNGFWEITGPTPKEGQAAKKYADLKNGLVGSMLNVKGVKDVRALQKIAVEETRMGIPLLFGFDVIHGYKTISPIPLAEAASWDMIEIKKSAAVAAEEAASVGLNWTFAPMVDIARDARWGRVMEGAGEDPYLGSQIAIARVQGFQGDNLKAKNTILACAKHFAGYAFAESGRDYNTVDVGESTLQNIVFPPFKAALDAGVRTFMNSFNELNGIPATGNKYLQRQILKDEWKFDGFVVSDWGSINEMIAHGYAKDNKHAAEIAINAGSDMDMESSAYVAHLSELVKEGKVKESLIDDAARRILKVKFELGLFDNPYLYCDENYEKETVGKPAFQEAVLEMAKKSIVLLKNERELLPLKKSGQKIVVIGALANDKTSPLGSWRIAADDETAVSLLEGLQKYKGNNLSYVKGADVSVGRTQFVWETKINTTDKSGFAEAIKAAKGADVVIMSLGEHGLQSGEGRSRTDIGLPGVQQELLEEVYKVNPNIVLVLNNGRPLAIPWADAHIPAIVEAWQLGTQSGNAIAQVLYGDYNPSGKLPMTFPRNVGQVPIYYNYKNTGRPEMNEPESVFWSHYSDEKNTPLYPFGYGLSYTKFEYSNLVLNQKSFADNGQIEVSVTLKNTGKYAGKEVVQLYVRDLFASITRPVKELKGFEMIELQPNESKKVTFIINKKTIEFFTANSKWEAEAGDFKVFVGGSSDKTLTADFQYQNN; via the coding sequence ATGAGAAAATTAAAAATAGTATCATTTGTCTTTTCTACTATTGTTGTAATCAGTTGTAGCCAAAAAATCATTCAGCCAAAAGTTGCTTTTTCTCCAATGAATAGTTTGGAGACCAAAGTAGATTCAGTTTTGAAGTTGATGACATTAGAAGAGAAAATAGGACAACTCAATCAATACAATGGTTTTTGGGAAATTACCGGACCAACTCCAAAGGAAGGACAAGCTGCTAAAAAATATGCCGATTTAAAAAACGGATTGGTAGGTTCGATGTTAAATGTTAAAGGTGTAAAAGACGTTAGAGCATTGCAAAAAATTGCGGTGGAAGAAACCCGTATGGGAATCCCATTACTCTTTGGGTTTGACGTTATTCATGGGTATAAAACGATAAGCCCCATTCCATTAGCCGAAGCGGCGAGTTGGGATATGATTGAAATCAAAAAATCTGCAGCTGTGGCGGCTGAAGAAGCTGCTTCAGTTGGACTCAACTGGACATTTGCACCCATGGTAGATATTGCTCGTGATGCCCGTTGGGGCCGTGTGATGGAAGGAGCCGGAGAAGATCCTTATCTAGGTAGTCAAATCGCAATTGCTCGTGTACAAGGTTTTCAAGGCGATAATTTAAAAGCAAAAAATACTATTTTGGCTTGCGCCAAACATTTTGCAGGGTATGCTTTTGCCGAATCAGGGCGTGATTATAATACCGTTGATGTAGGGGAATCTACTTTGCAAAATATTGTTTTCCCTCCGTTTAAAGCTGCTTTGGATGCAGGTGTGCGCACGTTTATGAATTCTTTTAATGAACTGAACGGAATTCCAGCAACCGGAAACAAATACTTGCAAAGACAAATCTTAAAAGACGAATGGAAATTTGATGGTTTTGTAGTTTCTGATTGGGGTTCAATTAACGAAATGATTGCACATGGTTATGCAAAAGACAATAAACATGCTGCCGAAATTGCGATCAATGCAGGTTCAGACATGGATATGGAATCCAGTGCTTATGTTGCTCATTTATCCGAATTGGTTAAAGAAGGAAAGGTCAAAGAAAGCTTGATTGATGATGCTGCTAGAAGAATTTTGAAAGTAAAATTTGAACTAGGTCTATTTGATAATCCTTATTTGTACTGCGACGAAAACTATGAGAAAGAAACAGTAGGAAAACCAGCGTTTCAGGAAGCCGTTTTGGAAATGGCCAAAAAATCAATCGTATTGTTGAAAAATGAAAGAGAGCTTTTGCCACTTAAAAAATCAGGACAAAAAATTGTTGTTATTGGTGCTTTGGCCAATGATAAAACGAGTCCTTTAGGTAGCTGGCGTATTGCCGCTGATGATGAAACTGCAGTTTCATTGTTGGAAGGATTGCAAAAATATAAAGGAAATAACCTGTCTTATGTAAAAGGAGCTGATGTTTCTGTAGGGCGTACACAATTTGTTTGGGAAACCAAAATTAATACTACCGACAAAAGTGGTTTTGCTGAAGCAATCAAAGCTGCCAAAGGAGCTGATGTAGTGATTATGTCCTTAGGAGAGCACGGTTTACAATCTGGTGAGGGTAGGAGTAGAACAGATATTGGTTTGCCTGGAGTACAACAAGAATTATTGGAAGAAGTGTATAAAGTGAATCCAAATATTGTTTTGGTTTTAAACAACGGAAGACCTCTCGCAATTCCTTGGGCCGATGCTCATATTCCAGCGATTGTTGAAGCTTGGCAACTAGGAACACAAAGTGGTAATGCCATTGCGCAAGTATTGTATGGCGATTATAATCCAAGTGGGAAATTACCAATGACATTCCCTAGAAATGTAGGTCAAGTACCTATTTATTACAATTACAAAAATACGGGTCGTCCAGAGATGAATGAGCCAGAAAGTGTTTTTTGGTCCCATTATAGTGATGAAAAAAACACGCCTTTGTATCCTTTTGGATATGGATTAAGCTATACTAAATTCGAATATTCGAACTTGGTTTTAAACCAAAAATCATTTGCAGACAATGGGCAAATTGAAGTTTCTGTAACCCTAAAGAATACAGGAAAATATGCAGGTAAAGAAGTCGTTCAGTTGTATGTTAGAGATTTATTTGCCTCTATAACTCGTCCCGTAAAAGAGCTAAAAGGATTTGAAATGATTGAATTACAACCTAATGAATCTAAAAAAGTGACTTTTATAATCAATAAAAAAACGATTGAATTTTTCACAGCTAATTCTAAATGGGAAGCCGAAGCTGGAGATTTCAAAGTTTTTGTTGGTGGAAGTTCGGACAAGACTTTGACAGCTGATTTTCAATATCAAAATAACTAA